In Procambarus clarkii isolate CNS0578487 chromosome 38, FALCON_Pclarkii_2.0, whole genome shotgun sequence, the genomic window GACAACAAGGACACGAGTGAGATACCGAGGCTTCACTACCACGCTCTTATCACTCAACATCCGCACTGTAGATCGATGATCCACATGAATTCTTCATGTGACACCAAGATGGCGCCACATATCACCCTAACCCCACTGGACATGAAGTAGCCATATACAGCCTGGCACTGCacctggcccagactcctggaacactgcacctggcccagactcctggaacactgcacctggcccagactcctagaacactgcacctggcccagactcctggcactctgcacctggcccagactcctggcactctgcacctggcccagactcctggcactctgcacctggcccagactcctggcactctgcacctggcccagactcctggcactctgcacctggcccagactcctggaacactgcacctggcccagactcctggaacactgcacctggcccagactcctggaacactgcacctggcccagactcctggaacactgcacctggcccagactcctggaacactgcacctggcccagactcctggaacactgcacctggcccagactcctggaacactgcacctggcccagactcctggacactgtgcacctggcccagactcctggcactgtgcacctggcccagactcctggcactgtgcacctggcccagactcctggcactgtgcacctggcccagactcctggcactgtgcacctggcccagactcctggcactgtgcacctggcccagactcctggcactgtgcacctggcccagactcctggcactgtgcacctggcccagactcctggcactgtgcacctggcccagactcctggcactgtgcacctggcccagactcctggcactgtgcacctggcccagactcctggcactgtgcacctggcccagactcctggCACTGTGCACCTGGCCCAGACTCCATGGCACTGTGCacctggcccagactcctggcactgtgcacctggcccagactcctggcactgtgcacctggcccagactcctggcactctgcacctggcccagactcctggcactgtgcacctggcccagactcctggcactgtgcacctggcccagactcctggcactgtgcacctggcccagactcctggcactgtgcacctggcccagactcctggcactgtgcacctggcccagactcctggCACTGTGCACCGTGGCCCAGACTCCTGGCACTGTGCacctggcccagactcctggcactgtgcacctggcccagactcctggcactgtgcacctggcccagactcctggcactgtgcacctggcccagactcctggcactgtgcacctggcccagactcctggcactgtgcacctggcccagactcctggcactgtgcacctggcccagactcctggcactgtgcacctggcccagactcctggcactgtgcacctggcccagactcctggaacactgcacctggcccagactcctggcactgtgcacctggcccagactcctggaacactgcacctggcccagactccttggaacactgcacctggcccagactcctggaacactgcacctggcccagactcctggcactctgcacctggcccagactcctggcactctgcacctggcccagactcctggCACTGTGCACCTGGCCCCGACTCCTGGCACTCTGCacctggcccagactcctggaacactgcacctggcccagactcctggaacactgcacctggcccagactcctggCACTCTTCacctggcccagactcctggcactgtgcacctggcccagactcctggcactctgcacctggcccagactcctggcactctgcacctggcccagactcctggaacactgcacctggcccagactcctggaacACTGCACCTGGCCCATACTCCTGGCACTGTGCacctggcccagactcctggcactgtgcacctggcccagactcctggcactgtgcacctggcccagactcctggcactgtgcacctggcccagactcctggcactgcacctggcccagactcctggaacACTGCACCTGGCCCAGATTCCTGGCACTGTGCacctggcccagactcctggaacactgcacctggcccagactcctggCACTCTGCTCCTGGCCCAGACTCCTGGCACTGTGCacctggcccagactcctggcactgcacctggcccagactcctggaacactgcacctggcccagactcctggCACTGTGCACCTGGCCCAGACTCCGGGCACTCTGCacctggcccagactcctggcactgtgcacctggcccagactcctggaacactgcacctggcccagactcctggcactctgcacctggcccagactcctggcactctgcacctggcccagactcctggaacactgcacctggcccagactcctggaacactgcacctggcccagactcctggcactgtgcacctggcccagactcctggcactgtgcacctggcccagactcctggcactctgcacctggcccagactcctggcactctgcacctggcccagactcctggcactgtgcacctggcccagactcctggcactgtgcacctggcccagactcctggaacactgcacctggcccagactcctggcactctgcacctggcccagactcctggcactgtgcacctggcccagactcctggaacactgcacctggcccagactcctggcactctgcacctggcccagactcctggaacactgcacctggcccagactcctggaacactgctcctggcccagactcctggaacactgcacctggcccagactcctggaacactgcacctggcccagactcctggaacactgcacctggcccagactcctggaacactgcacctggcccagactcctggaacactgcacctggcccagactcctggaacactgcacctggcccagactcctggaacactgcacctggcccagactcctggaacactgcacctggcccagactcctggaacactgcacctggcccagactcctggaacactgcacctggcccagactcctggaacactgcacctggcccagactcctggaacactgcacctggcccagactcctggaacactgcacctggcccagactcctggaacactgcacctggcccagactcctggCACTCTGCTCCTGGCCCAGACTCCTGGCACTGTGCacctggcccagactcctggCACTCTGCTcctggcccagactcctggaacactgcacctggcccagactcctggaacactgcacctggcccagactcctggaacactgcacctggcccagactcctggaacactgcacctggcccagactcctggaacactgctcctggcccagactcctggaacactgcacctggcccagactcctggaacACTGCTCCTGGCCCAGACTCCTGGCACTCTGCTCCTGGCCCAGACTCCTGGCACTGTGCacctggcccagactcctggaacactgcacctggcccagactcctggaacactgcacctggcccagactcctggaacactgcacctggcccagactcctggaacactgcacctggcccagactcctggaacactgctcctggcccagactcctggaacactgcacctggcccagactcctggaacactgcacctggcccagactcctggaacactgcacctggcccagactcctggaacactgcacctggcccagactcctggaacactgcacctggcccagactcctggaacactgcacctggcccagactcctggaacactgctcctggcccagactcctggaacactgcacctggcccagactcctggaacACTGCTCCTGGCCCAGACTCCTGGCACTCTGCTCCTGGCCCAGACTCCTGGCACTGTGCacctggcccagactcctggaacactgcacctggcccagactcctggaacactgcacctggcccagactcctggaacactgcacctggcccagactcctggaacactgcacctggcccagactcctggaacactgcacctggcccagactcctggaacactgctcctggcccagactcctggaacactgcacctggcccagactcctggaacactgcacctggcccagactcctggaacactgcacctggcccagactcctgga contains:
- the LOC138372162 gene encoding collagen alpha-1(VII) chain-like — translated: MSGHVRGRTLPSLGSRSQGRRPGLLVAGLVNQAVGRGCSQPDESGPGAVFQESGPGAVFQESGPGAECQESGPGAQCQESGPGAECQESGPGAVFQESGPGAVFQESGPGVWARCSARSLGQVHSARSLGQEQSARSLGQVQCSRSLGQVHSARNLGQVQCSRSLGQVQCQESGPGAQCQESGPGAQCQESGPGAQCQESGPGAQCQEYGPGAVFQESGPGAVFQESGPGAECQESGPGAECQESGPGAQCQESGPGEECQESGPGAVFQESGPGAVFQESGPGAECQESGPGAQCQESGPGAECQESGPGAECQESGPEQYFEGFEPVNDAPTVEEIVSLGWQMGFELDGGDVEELVEEHNEELTTEELQALQKEQQDNPADDVSPVEEDEAVQNVPSAQIKKAGVTVLTLARSGQVQSARAHLDSHSVPVSSSRGSPPPPSLNHKQSSSPGPGWAPPSTPTLHAAHVTANHLNSNNSQSGGENVEVKLCGGRCDLESWQYYQ